The Snodgrassella alvi wkB2 genome window below encodes:
- a CDS encoding DotU family type IV/VI secretion system protein: MKNNEIPDYVRENLRNYILFVTRLSMGHAIQDMDEVQLLAIHFVSEFDQKLSENHLPEHVRKQIKYALFALVDELALRFLDSKSKSIWESSPLQVSQFGEYDAGIQLFEDIQTELHKPDPSFWLLSVWQLVFALGFNGKYLFEETHARNELITKIDSHLPEIIIPSLQTDRKLRPITIRSFSTVSWCLAFLVFTIVIYLVLNKYLSNLVASIG; encoded by the coding sequence ATGAAGAATAACGAAATTCCAGATTACGTACGGGAAAATTTACGTAATTATATTTTATTTGTAACGCGCTTAAGCATGGGACATGCCATTCAGGATATGGATGAAGTGCAGTTGCTTGCTATTCATTTTGTTTCAGAATTTGATCAGAAACTGAGTGAAAATCACCTGCCTGAGCATGTGCGAAAACAAATAAAGTATGCATTGTTTGCACTTGTTGACGAGCTTGCATTACGCTTTTTAGACAGCAAAAGTAAATCAATTTGGGAAAGCAGCCCGTTACAGGTATCCCAATTTGGTGAATATGATGCTGGTATACAATTATTTGAAGATATTCAGACTGAATTGCATAAACCGGATCCGTCATTCTGGCTGTTAAGTGTCTGGCAGCTGGTATTTGCTCTTGGATTTAATGGTAAATATTTATTCGAAGAAACACATGCTCGTAATGAACTCATCACCAAAATTGATTCGCATCTGCCTGAAATAATTATTCCTTCTCTTCAGACTGATCGAAAATTGCGCCCGATTACTATACGGTCTTTTTCAACAGTGAGCTGGTGTTTAGCTTTTCTGGTGTTCACTATAGTTATATATCTGGTGCTTAATAAATATCTCAGTAATCTGGTTGCCAGTATTGGATAA
- a CDS encoding Hcp family type VI secretion system effector produces the protein MAIPAYLWIKDDGGSEVKGSVTVQNREGSVEVLAFDHEVYIPTDGNTGKLTGTRVHKPISFVKEYDASSPYLYKAVTNGQNLKSLEFKWYRIDDAGQEKEYFNTLLENVKVVAVRPKMHNIKETSKERYNHLEEVELRYEKITWAYKDGNIVHSDSWVENR, from the coding sequence ATGGCAATTCCTGCTTATTTATGGATCAAGGATGACGGTGGTTCAGAGGTTAAAGGCTCTGTAACTGTACAGAATCGTGAAGGCTCAGTAGAAGTATTGGCATTCGATCACGAAGTTTATATTCCTACTGACGGCAATACCGGTAAACTGACAGGTACTCGTGTACACAAACCTATTTCCTTTGTAAAAGAATATGATGCTTCTTCACCATATCTTTACAAAGCAGTAACTAATGGTCAGAACCTTAAATCCCTGGAATTTAAATGGTATCGCATTGACGATGCAGGTCAGGAGAAAGAATATTTCAACACCCTGCTAGAAAATGTGAAAGTAGTGGCTGTGCGTCCTAAAATGCACAACATTAAAGAAACCAGTAAAGAACGCTATAACCATCTTGAAGAAGTGGAATTGCGTTACGAAAAAATCACCTGGGCTTACAAGGATGGCAATATTGTTCATTCCGACAGCTGGGTTGAGAACCGTTAA
- a CDS encoding PAAR domain-containing protein, which produces MSRAIICKGDTTTHGGVVLEGDPIAKIEGRPVARKGDKVSCPKCSGTHYIVEGDPKLTVKGRLMVLENMKTSCGARLLSKQSLAKCE; this is translated from the coding sequence ATGTCACGCGCTATTATTTGTAAGGGAGATACCACTACACATGGTGGGGTAGTACTTGAAGGTGATCCTATCGCAAAAATTGAAGGAAGACCGGTAGCTCGTAAAGGCGATAAAGTTAGTTGTCCGAAATGCAGTGGTACTCATTACATTGTAGAAGGTGATCCCAAGCTAACAGTAAAGGGGCGTCTTATGGTTCTCGAAAACATGAAAACCAGCTGCGGTGCTCGATTGTTATCCAAACAATCATTAGCTAAATGTGAATAA
- a CDS encoding OmpA family protein, protein MSKRIYYTLLLVWIVCLSLYFIWQIWDIYWVIKICLSILIVLACGFLWYQNQFWFRKQSAVSLYNIPKSQRIILVAGDDISDWIESSERWRLLRDSMWIRVEDCAQLISIYQNLDEQNKIANGIFLILNPDKYPHVAALEQRISQWRQEIETIQASYKRRLPLTLGIHTDLLNENLDYWPENNSNQLCRERTDVQEYFSCLQKQLDSRAALNAQQPEHLDYRTTSTLYLNQQWLSKYVIKNLLPEKSYRHSLYMMSCVWLNSFNTNQQADWRKFEIEKTGFVSPVHTFIVNGLKNFPVIENSFVRQHYLSKGAKYLCYAIDCFLLFILIGTGYSFVQNKKWLQEVIAAHQQYIAIPQHLENERLDSIKNLKIIQQTLQDYKTFGEPRRMGFGLYHATELLAVINKDINSFQMEKQKKQIIRLDTTALFDVGQSQLKADAKLVLQGVLTWVQANPNKRVLIDGHTDNTGNAASNKTLSFHRAEAVRDWLVSASTFPEDHFTVQGYGDSKPIATNDDPQGRSKNRRVEITLVDMNHTD, encoded by the coding sequence ATGAGTAAACGCATTTATTACACATTACTGCTTGTCTGGATTGTTTGCCTGTCGCTATATTTTATCTGGCAAATTTGGGATATATACTGGGTAATCAAAATATGCCTCAGTATACTCATAGTACTGGCATGCGGATTTCTGTGGTATCAGAATCAATTCTGGTTTCGCAAGCAAAGTGCAGTAAGTCTGTACAATATACCTAAATCCCAGCGCATCATTCTCGTAGCAGGCGATGATATATCTGATTGGATAGAATCTTCTGAACGCTGGAGACTGTTGCGTGATTCAATGTGGATCAGGGTCGAAGACTGTGCGCAGTTAATCAGTATTTATCAGAATCTGGATGAACAGAATAAAATTGCTAACGGTATATTTTTGATACTTAATCCAGATAAATATCCTCATGTGGCAGCACTGGAGCAGCGTATTTCACAATGGCGGCAGGAAATCGAAACCATTCAGGCTTCATACAAACGCCGCCTGCCGCTGACATTGGGTATCCATACCGATCTACTTAATGAAAATCTTGATTACTGGCCTGAAAACAATAGTAATCAGCTTTGCAGGGAGCGTACTGATGTGCAAGAGTATTTTTCCTGTTTACAAAAACAGCTGGATAGCAGAGCAGCTTTGAATGCCCAACAGCCGGAACATCTGGATTATAGAACCACATCCACACTTTATCTGAATCAGCAATGGCTCAGTAAATATGTGATTAAAAATTTGTTGCCGGAAAAATCATATCGTCATTCTCTGTATATGATGTCATGTGTCTGGTTAAACAGTTTCAATACTAATCAGCAAGCAGACTGGCGTAAATTTGAAATTGAAAAAACAGGATTTGTTAGTCCGGTTCATACTTTTATAGTTAACGGTCTGAAAAATTTTCCGGTTATTGAGAATAGCTTTGTACGCCAGCACTATTTAAGTAAAGGTGCAAAATATCTGTGTTACGCAATTGACTGTTTCCTGCTGTTCATTCTCATTGGTACTGGGTATTCGTTTGTTCAAAATAAAAAATGGCTGCAGGAAGTTATTGCTGCTCATCAGCAATATATAGCGATACCTCAGCACCTTGAAAATGAACGTCTGGACAGTATTAAAAATTTAAAAATCATTCAGCAGACATTACAGGACTATAAGACATTCGGTGAACCCAGAAGAATGGGATTCGGTTTATATCATGCTACCGAATTATTAGCAGTTATCAATAAAGACATAAATTCTTTCCAGATGGAGAAGCAGAAAAAACAAATTATCCGTTTAGATACCACAGCATTGTTTGACGTAGGTCAGAGTCAGCTTAAAGCGGATGCCAAACTGGTTTTACAAGGGGTATTAACCTGGGTACAGGCGAACCCGAATAAAAGAGTACTAATAGATGGTCATACCGATAACACCGGAAATGCTGCCAGCAACAAAACTCTGTCATTTCACAGAGCTGAAGCTGTACGTGACTGGCTAGTGAGTGCATCCACCTTTCCGGAAGACCATTTTACTGTACAGGGATATGGGGATAGCAAACCCATAGCAACCAACGACGACCCGCAAGGGCGTAGTAAAAATCGTCGTGTCGAAATTACCTTGGTTGATATGAATCATACCGACTAA
- the tssB gene encoding type VI secretion system contractile sheath small subunit: MSESFQNEVPPARVNIKLDLHTGGAKKQVELPLRLLVAGDFSFKESDTPLAEREKVSINKNNFDAVLAEMNPAVKLSVPNALADDNSEIPVNLEFKSMKDFHPEQIVQQVPELKSLLAMRNLLRDLKSNILDNAVLRKELEKILQDKNLSDELRKELEAISPIISKE, encoded by the coding sequence ATGTCAGAAAGTTTTCAGAACGAAGTACCACCAGCACGTGTCAATATTAAACTGGATTTACATACAGGAGGCGCTAAAAAACAAGTTGAATTACCTTTGCGTTTATTAGTGGCTGGCGATTTCAGCTTCAAAGAAAGCGATACTCCGCTGGCAGAACGTGAAAAAGTTTCAATTAATAAAAACAACTTTGATGCAGTGCTTGCTGAAATGAATCCAGCCGTAAAACTGTCTGTTCCAAATGCTCTGGCTGATGATAATTCCGAAATTCCTGTGAATCTTGAATTTAAATCAATGAAAGATTTTCACCCTGAACAGATTGTTCAGCAAGTACCTGAGCTGAAATCGTTGCTAGCTATGCGAAATCTGCTGAGAGATTTGAAGTCCAATATTCTTGACAATGCAGTTTTACGCAAAGAACTGGAAAAAATTCTGCAGGACAAAAATCTTTCTGATGAGTTGCGCAAAGAACTTGAAGCAATCTCACCGATCATTTCTAAAGAATAA
- the thiE gene encoding thiamine phosphate synthase gives MYANSFLPIVAPLKFYAVVPTADWVARMVDAGANTVQLRNKTLIGSALYREIQRSVAYAKDTPTQLFINDFWWEAVDCGAYGVHLGQEDLDSADLVMIQSSELRLGVSTHSPAELSKALAVKPSYVACGAIFPTTTKTMPTEPQGLDKLKQYVIQAGNTPTVAIGGIDLNNARDVLATGVSSLAVVRAVTESADPEKVVKDFQALWDK, from the coding sequence ATGTATGCAAATTCGTTTTTACCTATAGTTGCTCCGCTGAAATTCTATGCTGTTGTTCCTACTGCGGATTGGGTAGCGCGGATGGTCGATGCAGGGGCCAATACTGTGCAGCTGCGTAATAAAACTCTGATTGGTTCAGCATTGTACCGTGAAATTCAACGCAGTGTCGCTTATGCAAAAGATACACCTACACAACTATTTATCAATGATTTCTGGTGGGAAGCTGTAGATTGCGGTGCGTATGGGGTGCATCTCGGACAGGAAGATCTGGACAGTGCTGATTTAGTAATGATTCAGAGTTCAGAGTTAAGGCTGGGGGTAAGTACACATTCGCCAGCAGAACTGAGTAAAGCATTAGCAGTTAAACCAAGCTATGTAGCCTGCGGGGCAATTTTTCCTACTACAACCAAAACTATGCCTACTGAACCTCAGGGATTGGACAAATTAAAGCAATACGTGATTCAAGCCGGAAATACACCTACAGTTGCTATTGGTGGAATTGATTTAAATAATGCACGCGATGTACTGGCTACCGGCGTAAGCTCTCTGGCTGTAGTTCGTGCTGTTACTGAATCAGCTGATCCTGAAAAAGTAGTAAAAGACTTTCAGGCGCTTTGGGATAAATAA
- the tssC gene encoding type VI secretion system contractile sheath large subunit produces MQKNMQNAGSVKKENAVQQSVYESLFDKINLNTVSTAPTFDHYTNNTALSESATNERISVAINVFLKMIQDSAQTVDRLDKSLLDFHIAKLDKLISNQLDNILHHPEFQAIEGTWRGLKFLVDRTDFRQNVKIDVLDVSKDALIRDFEDSPEVIQSGLYSHTYINEYDTPGGQPFASIISAYEFDRSPQDIELLRNISKVSAAAHMPFIGSVGPQFFGKETMEEVASIKDIGNYFDRAEYIKWNSFRNTDDARYIGLTLPRFLARLPYGSETVPVRSFNYSEEVKGPDHNRYLWANATFAFAANMVRSFIKNGWCVQIRGPQAGGLIENLPIHLYDLGSGAQMKIPTEVLIPETREFEFANLGFVPLSFYKNHDFACFFSANSTQKPALYDTKEATANSRINSRLPYIFLLSRLAHYLKLIQRENIGMTKDRRVLEVEMNNWIQNLVTEMTDPSDELQASHPLRQAKVVVEDIEDNPGFFKIKLFVIPHFQIEGMDINLSLVSQMPKAKK; encoded by the coding sequence ATGCAAAAAAATATGCAGAATGCTGGTTCCGTTAAAAAAGAAAATGCTGTTCAACAGTCTGTTTATGAATCATTATTTGATAAAATAAATCTGAATACCGTCTCTACAGCTCCCACTTTTGACCATTACACCAATAATACAGCATTATCTGAATCTGCTACCAATGAACGTATCTCAGTAGCGATCAACGTATTCCTGAAAATGATTCAGGACAGTGCCCAAACTGTAGACAGACTGGATAAATCCTTACTGGATTTCCATATTGCCAAGTTGGACAAATTAATCAGCAATCAGTTAGATAATATTCTTCACCATCCTGAATTTCAGGCAATTGAAGGTACATGGCGTGGTCTGAAATTCTTAGTAGACCGTACAGATTTTCGTCAGAATGTAAAAATTGATGTACTTGATGTTTCTAAAGATGCTCTGATTCGGGATTTTGAAGACTCACCGGAAGTCATCCAAAGCGGTCTGTATAGCCATACTTACATCAATGAATATGACACCCCGGGCGGACAGCCTTTTGCCTCAATCATTTCGGCTTATGAATTTGACCGCTCCCCTCAGGACATTGAGCTGCTCAGAAATATTTCAAAAGTTTCCGCTGCTGCACATATGCCATTTATTGGTTCTGTAGGTCCTCAATTCTTTGGTAAAGAAACAATGGAAGAAGTTGCCTCAATCAAAGATATCGGCAACTACTTTGACCGTGCTGAATACATCAAATGGAACAGCTTCCGCAATACTGATGATGCCCGCTATATCGGTCTTACTTTACCGCGCTTTCTGGCACGTTTGCCTTATGGCAGTGAAACAGTACCGGTACGCAGTTTCAATTACAGTGAAGAAGTTAAAGGTCCTGATCACAATCGTTATTTGTGGGCTAATGCCACCTTTGCATTTGCAGCCAATATGGTAAGAAGCTTTATTAAGAATGGCTGGTGTGTTCAGATTCGTGGTCCGCAGGCCGGCGGACTGATTGAAAATCTGCCGATTCATTTATATGATCTGGGTTCCGGCGCACAAATGAAAATTCCGACGGAAGTATTAATTCCTGAAACACGTGAATTTGAATTTGCCAATCTGGGTTTTGTGCCATTATCGTTCTACAAAAATCATGATTTTGCATGTTTCTTCTCTGCAAATTCAACACAAAAACCAGCCCTATACGATACCAAAGAGGCGACTGCCAATAGCCGTATCAATTCACGTCTTCCTTATATTTTCCTGCTGTCACGTCTGGCTCATTATCTGAAACTGATTCAGCGCGAAAATATCGGTATGACAAAAGACCGGCGTGTTCTGGAAGTGGAAATGAATAACTGGATACAGAATCTGGTGACAGAAATGACTGATCCAAGTGATGAGCTGCAGGCTTCACATCCGTTACGCCAGGCAAAAGTAGTAGTAGAAGATATTGAAGATAATCCGGGTTTCTTCAAAATTAAACTATTTGTCATTCCGCACTTCCAGATTGAAGGTATGGATATTAATCTTTCATTAGTATCTCAAATGCCAAAAGCTAAAAAATAA
- the trhP gene encoding prephenate-dependent tRNA uridine(34) hydroxylase TrhP, whose product MKAPELLLPAGGLERMRTAFDYGADAVYAGTPRYSLRARNNEFAHLPVLEQGITEAHARGKKFFLASNILPHNAKLKTYLADMKPIIAMQPDALIMADPGLIMKVREKWPEIPIHLSVQANTTNAWGVQFWQSIGIERIILSRELSINEIAEIRQQCPDIELEVFVHGALCIAYSGRCLLSGYFNHRDPNQGTCTNACRWDYKVHNTADSDSGDAQLLPGFDFNQAKSLADNALYGLNDQQRHPLANKVYLIEEANRPGDMMPIMEDEHGTYIMNSKDLRAVEQVAKLAEIGVDSLKVEGRTKSVYYVARAAQVYRRAIDDAVAGKPFDYSLLAELEGLANRGYTTGFLERHQTQEYQNYLSGHSLSKQSQYVGKVTAVDSEGWATIEVKNKFSLGDQLEIIHPGGNQIIRLEAMTRKGYPVEVASGNGIEVKIPQMLGKDNALIARIIPQAEAN is encoded by the coding sequence ATGAAAGCACCAGAATTATTATTGCCCGCTGGTGGACTGGAGCGGATGCGCACAGCCTTTGATTATGGCGCAGATGCTGTTTATGCCGGCACACCGCGTTATTCTCTGCGCGCACGTAATAATGAATTTGCACATCTGCCAGTACTGGAACAGGGTATTACTGAAGCACACGCACGCGGAAAGAAATTTTTTCTGGCCAGTAATATTTTGCCACATAACGCAAAATTGAAAACTTACCTGGCCGATATGAAACCGATTATTGCTATGCAGCCAGACGCGCTGATTATGGCTGATCCGGGTCTTATTATGAAAGTGCGTGAAAAATGGCCGGAAATACCAATTCATTTATCTGTTCAGGCTAATACCACCAATGCATGGGGGGTACAGTTCTGGCAGAGTATCGGCATAGAACGTATTATTCTGTCGCGCGAACTCAGTATTAATGAAATTGCCGAAATCAGGCAGCAATGCCCGGATATTGAGCTGGAAGTATTCGTTCACGGAGCTTTGTGTATTGCTTATTCAGGCCGCTGCCTGCTTTCCGGTTATTTTAATCATCGTGATCCTAATCAGGGTACTTGTACTAATGCTTGCCGCTGGGATTATAAAGTACACAATACGGCTGATAGCGACAGCGGCGATGCTCAATTATTACCCGGTTTTGACTTTAATCAGGCGAAAAGTCTGGCTGATAATGCATTATATGGCTTAAATGACCAGCAACGTCACCCGCTGGCAAATAAAGTCTATCTGATTGAAGAAGCAAACCGGCCTGGTGATATGATGCCCATAATGGAAGATGAGCATGGCACCTATATCATGAATTCCAAAGACTTACGCGCGGTAGAACAAGTCGCTAAACTGGCAGAAATCGGTGTAGATTCTTTAAAAGTAGAAGGACGGACTAAATCAGTCTATTACGTAGCGCGGGCAGCACAGGTATACCGGCGTGCTATTGATGATGCAGTTGCAGGTAAACCTTTTGATTATAGCCTACTGGCAGAACTCGAAGGATTAGCCAACCGGGGTTATACCACTGGTTTTCTGGAACGGCATCAGACACAAGAGTACCAGAATTACCTTTCTGGACATTCTTTATCAAAACAAAGTCAGTATGTAGGCAAAGTTACGGCTGTTGATTCTGAAGGATGGGCAACCATTGAGGTAAAAAATAAATTCAGCCTTGGTGACCAGCTGGAAATTATTCATCCGGGCGGTAATCAGATTATCCGCCTTGAAGCAATGACTCGTAAGGGCTATCCGGTAGAAGTGGCTTCCGGAAACGGAATTGAAGTAAAAATTCCACAAATGCTTGGCAAAGATAATGCACTGATTGCACGCATTATTCCCCAGGCAGAAGCTAATTAA
- the tssK gene encoding type VI secretion system baseplate subunit TssK, producing MKIINPIWYEGTLLLPQIFQQQELLQQANAFSIMQCTRIMPWGVMRIEIDTNSLTLKKLKLSDCAVSFQDGTWFDSQQMQFLPPARDLSQLPDDILETTVYLTLPELNTVGSNLLENSSNAPLRFSKQFVSVTDLYGSQQTEIAEKRLNFSLKFSHENRQNFLAIPILRLIKNQNNIWQLDAQYIPPVFFIGSNIFLMEMLSRQIQILLNKSQRLGSLRKERNQQSADFLVSDISLFWLLNILNQSIPEMVLLQTHKNIAPENYYILLARLVGSLLSFSIESSIKDIPQYDPFNLGTTFIRLNEMLIELLDTVIPTVLVLVDLEKVGNTRWIGHLLDARLDENTDYYISVRASVPLYELQERFPKLCKIGSPDDVERILPSASNGIPLRMMQRLPSALPMRSEATYFALDKSHPGFKAMIAARSCCIYSPNSFDGLNIELYAVPNEE from the coding sequence TTGAAAATCATCAATCCGATTTGGTACGAGGGTACCTTACTGCTGCCACAAATTTTCCAGCAACAGGAATTACTGCAACAGGCAAATGCTTTTAGCATAATGCAGTGTACGCGAATTATGCCATGGGGCGTAATGCGTATAGAAATAGACACTAATAGTCTCACTCTGAAAAAGCTTAAATTATCGGATTGTGCAGTATCATTTCAGGATGGTACTTGGTTTGATTCACAGCAGATGCAGTTTCTGCCACCTGCCCGTGACTTGTCACAATTACCGGATGATATACTCGAAACAACAGTATATTTAACATTACCTGAACTAAATACCGTAGGCAGTAATCTGCTTGAAAACAGCAGTAATGCACCACTACGATTTTCTAAACAATTTGTTTCGGTTACTGATCTTTACGGTAGCCAGCAAACAGAAATTGCAGAAAAAAGATTAAATTTCAGCCTGAAATTCTCACATGAAAACCGTCAGAATTTTTTGGCAATACCCATTCTTCGTCTGATTAAAAATCAAAATAATATCTGGCAGCTTGATGCACAATACATACCGCCAGTATTCTTTATTGGTAGCAATATTTTTCTAATGGAGATGCTGTCAAGACAGATACAAATTCTGCTTAATAAAAGTCAGCGTCTTGGTTCATTACGAAAAGAACGTAATCAGCAATCAGCAGACTTTCTTGTATCTGATATTTCATTATTCTGGCTGCTGAACATACTCAATCAGTCTATACCGGAAATGGTGCTGTTACAAACACATAAAAATATTGCACCAGAAAACTACTACATTTTACTAGCACGTTTGGTTGGAAGTCTGCTGTCGTTTTCAATTGAATCCAGTATCAAAGACATACCGCAATACGATCCGTTTAATTTAGGTACAACATTCATCCGGTTAAATGAAATGCTTATAGAGCTGCTGGATACTGTTATACCTACAGTACTGGTACTGGTGGATCTTGAAAAAGTTGGTAATACCCGCTGGATTGGTCATCTGTTAGATGCACGTCTGGATGAAAACACAGATTACTATATTTCCGTTCGTGCCAGTGTTCCGTTATATGAACTTCAGGAACGCTTTCCGAAACTATGTAAGATTGGTTCACCTGATGATGTTGAGCGAATTCTGCCGTCAGCATCCAATGGTATTCCATTAAGAATGATGCAGCGTTTACCCAGCGCGTTACCCATGCGTTCAGAAGCTACCTATTTTGCATTAGATAAGTCGCACCCGGGCTTTAAAGCCATGATAGCAGCCAGATCATGCTGTATTTATTCACCTAATTCATTTGATGGATTAAATATCGAATTATATGCGGTGCCAAATGAAGAATAA
- the hemH gene encoding ferrochelatase encodes MSKIFLSEPKTSKPAIGVLLLNLGTPAAPEPQAVRPYLREFLSDQRVVELPRFLWQLILRGIILPVRGRKSAHAYSTIWQEAGSPLLIGTQLLSASLASAMPDGVITRFAMTYGQPSVIDVMQEMKQLGVQNLLVLPLYPQYAGSSSGAALDQVWRVMLKQRVQMAVRSITGFYADNNYIKTLARHIQTYWQKHGRGQCLLISFHGIPEAQHQAGDSYVEHCKTTTRLLTEELGLQADEYRLAFQSRFGYAPWVGPSTQDLLIQLPQAGISRLDVVCPGFVTDCLETLEEINIRGKADFLAHGGKQFQYIPCMNSEHEWVEILAPLVKQHLQGWL; translated from the coding sequence ATGTCAAAAATTTTTCTTTCTGAACCAAAAACTTCTAAACCGGCAATTGGTGTTTTATTGCTGAATCTCGGTACACCTGCTGCACCTGAACCTCAGGCTGTACGCCCGTATTTACGCGAATTTTTATCCGACCAGCGTGTAGTCGAATTACCGCGTTTTTTATGGCAGTTAATATTACGCGGGATTATTTTGCCTGTTCGCGGGCGTAAAAGTGCCCACGCGTACAGCACCATCTGGCAGGAGGCTGGTTCTCCTTTATTAATCGGAACACAACTACTTAGTGCTTCTTTAGCCAGTGCTATGCCAGACGGTGTTATTACCCGTTTTGCTATGACCTACGGACAGCCCAGCGTAATTGATGTTATGCAGGAAATGAAACAGCTTGGTGTGCAGAATTTGCTGGTGTTGCCGTTGTATCCGCAATATGCGGGTTCCAGTAGTGGTGCTGCACTGGATCAGGTATGGCGGGTGATGCTTAAGCAGCGTGTACAAATGGCAGTACGAAGTATCACCGGTTTTTATGCAGATAACAATTATATAAAAACACTGGCCAGACATATTCAGACATACTGGCAAAAGCATGGCAGAGGGCAATGTTTATTAATAAGCTTTCATGGTATACCAGAGGCTCAGCATCAGGCTGGCGATAGTTATGTTGAGCATTGTAAAACCACGACCCGTTTACTCACAGAAGAACTTGGTTTGCAAGCAGATGAATACCGGCTGGCATTTCAGAGCCGCTTTGGCTATGCACCCTGGGTCGGACCAAGTACTCAGGATTTGCTTATCCAGCTTCCTCAGGCCGGAATCAGTAGACTTGATGTCGTATGTCCGGGTTTTGTTACCGATTGTCTGGAAACACTTGAAGAAATCAATATTCGTGGTAAAGCAGACTTTCTGGCGCATGGCGGAAAACAGTTTCAGTACATTCCCTGTATGAATAGTGAGCATGAATGGGTTGAAATACTGGCTCCGCTTGTGAAGCAGCATTTACAAGGCTGGCTGTAA
- the recO gene encoding DNA repair protein RecO, giving the protein MSNNRINHQPAFLLTSRPWSESSLQIEVFSRDYGRVVMLARSARRRQSELRGVLVPFVPLQLSWYGNNELKTLHRAEWIGGWPQPQNQALFSAMYVNELVLKLTAREDPLPDIHAALHTVLQHISNGEHLSALRYFEWSLLRALGIAPDISQDSQGKEIINHERYWLRAEHAPVLLMQAQMTAQENGIVVHGHTLNALNNRSLAEQPEWHTEAIRLTRMLLDFRLPEGILSRRVLKQLQQYTV; this is encoded by the coding sequence ATGTCTAATAATCGCATCAATCATCAACCTGCTTTCTTGCTTACCTCCCGTCCATGGAGTGAAAGCAGTCTGCAAATTGAAGTATTTTCCCGGGATTATGGCAGAGTAGTGATGCTGGCGCGCAGTGCGAGGCGCCGGCAAAGTGAATTGCGAGGTGTACTCGTTCCTTTTGTGCCGCTACAGCTATCCTGGTATGGGAATAATGAATTGAAAACTCTGCACCGGGCAGAATGGATAGGCGGCTGGCCTCAGCCTCAGAATCAGGCGTTATTCAGTGCCATGTATGTAAATGAGTTGGTACTAAAACTAACAGCCCGGGAGGATCCATTACCTGATATTCACGCGGCACTACATACCGTCCTACAACATATTTCAAACGGCGAACACTTATCTGCATTGCGTTATTTTGAGTGGTCATTACTGCGTGCTTTAGGTATTGCTCCTGATATTAGTCAGGATAGTCAGGGGAAGGAGATCATTAATCATGAACGCTACTGGCTGCGCGCCGAACATGCTCCTGTTTTATTGATGCAGGCACAGATGACAGCGCAGGAAAATGGTATTGTTGTTCACGGACACACTCTGAATGCATTAAATAACCGTTCACTGGCTGAACAGCCTGAATGGCATACCGAGGCCATACGGCTGACACGTATGCTTCTGGATTTTCGTTTGCCTGAAGGTATCCTTAGCCGGCGAGTATTAAAACAATTACAGCAATATACCGTATAG